Proteins from one Mustela erminea isolate mMusErm1 chromosome 20, mMusErm1.Pri, whole genome shotgun sequence genomic window:
- the NUDT1 gene encoding 7,8-dihydro-8-oxoguanine triphosphatase isoform X1, whose product MGTSRLYTLVLVLQPQRVLLGMKKRGFGVGRWNGFGGKVQDGETIEDGAKRELQEESGLTVNTLHKVGHIVFEFVGEPELMDVHIFCTESVQGTPTESDGECGSPSLLPTPAGKGKPGPGPGRQTLRQLPTLSPVPLPHRDTAGRTEPQSVSSSSQMCVGIAH is encoded by the exons ATGGGCACTTCCAGGCTCTATACCTTGGTGCTGGTGCTGCAGCCTCAGCGAGTGCTCTTGGGCATGAAGAAGAGAGGCTTCGGGGTCGGCCGCTGGAATGGCTTCGGGGGCAAAGTTCAAGACGGAGAGACCATCGAGGACGGGGCCAAAAG GGAGCTACAGGAGGAGAGTGGTCTGACCGTGAACACGCTTCACAAGGTGGGCCACATCGTGTTTGAGTTCGTGGGTGAGCCTGAGCTGATGGACGTGCACATATTCTGCACAGAGAGTGTCCAGGGGACGCCCACGGAGAGCGACGGTGAGTGTGGGAGTCCGTCCCTTCTCCCTACCCCGGCGGGCAAGGGGAAGCCAGGTCCAGGTCCCGGGAGGCAGACGCTGCGCCAGCTCCCAACTCTAAGCCCCGTTCCTCTTCCACACAGGGACACAGCTGGGAGGACTGAACCCCAGAGCGTGTCCAGTTCCTCACAGATGTGCGTGGGGATTGCTCACTGA
- the MRM2 gene encoding rRNA methyltransferase 2, mitochondrial isoform X1, translated as MARSWKLIGATLRCQRFHAAGSHCKGRTGAEHLWLTRHFKDPFVKAAKVESYRCRSAFKLLEVDDRHKILRPGLRVLDCGAAPGAWSQVAVQRVNAAGTDPSAPVGFVLGVDLLHVFPLEGATFLCPADVTDPRTLQRIRELLPGGRADVILSDMAPNATGIRSLDHDRLIGLCSSLLDLTPDVLEPGGTFLCKTWAGSQSLALRKRLTGQFQNTRTVKPRASRKESAEVYLLATQYQRGKDFAED; from the exons ATGGCTCG GTCCTGGAAGCTGATAGGTGCGACCCTTCGGTGTCAGAGGTTTCATGCTGCTGGGAGTCACTGCAAGGGTCGGACCGGGGCTGAGCACCTGTGGCTGACGCGCCATTTTAAGGACCCATTCGTGAAGGCTGCGAAGGTGGAGAGTTACCGGTGCCGAAGTGCCTTCAAGCTCCTGGAGGTGGACGACAGGCACAAGATCCTGCGGCCTGGCCTCCGGGTGTTAGACTGTGGGGCGGCCCCCGGGGCCTGGAGCCAGGTGGCCGTGCAGAGGGTCAACGCTGCGGGCACAG atCCCAGTGCTCCCGTTGGCTTTGTGCTTGGGGTTGATCTTCTTCACGTGTTCCCCCTGGAAGGAGCAACTTTCCTGTGCCCCGCTGATGTGACTGACCCAAGAACCCTCCAGAGAATCCGAGAACTGCTTCCTGGAGGGAGAGCAGATGTGATTCTGAGTGACATGGCACCCAATGCCACAGGGATCCGCAGCCTGGATCACGACAGGCTCATTGGCTTGTGCTCGTCCCTTCTGGACCTCACTCCAGATGTCCTGGAGCCTGGCGGAACATTCCTTTGCAAAACGTGGGCTGGAAGTCAGAGCCTGGCGTTACGGAAGCGACTGACAGGGCAGTTCCAGAACACCAGAACAGTGAAACCCAGAGCCAGCAGGAAGGAGTCGGCAGAGGTGTACCTCTTGGCCACACAGTACCAAAGAGGGAAGGATTTTGCGGAGGACTGA
- the MRM2 gene encoding rRNA methyltransferase 2, mitochondrial isoform X2, with translation MRSWKLIGATLRCQRFHAAGSHCKGRTGAEHLWLTRHFKDPFVKAAKVESYRCRSAFKLLEVDDRHKILRPGLRVLDCGAAPGAWSQVAVQRVNAAGTDPSAPVGFVLGVDLLHVFPLEGATFLCPADVTDPRTLQRIRELLPGGRADVILSDMAPNATGIRSLDHDRLIGLCSSLLDLTPDVLEPGGTFLCKTWAGSQSLALRKRLTGQFQNTRTVKPRASRKESAEVYLLATQYQRGKDFAED, from the exons ATGAGGTCCTGGAAGCTGATAGGTGCGACCCTTCGGTGTCAGAGGTTTCATGCTGCTGGGAGTCACTGCAAGGGTCGGACCGGGGCTGAGCACCTGTGGCTGACGCGCCATTTTAAGGACCCATTCGTGAAGGCTGCGAAGGTGGAGAGTTACCGGTGCCGAAGTGCCTTCAAGCTCCTGGAGGTGGACGACAGGCACAAGATCCTGCGGCCTGGCCTCCGGGTGTTAGACTGTGGGGCGGCCCCCGGGGCCTGGAGCCAGGTGGCCGTGCAGAGGGTCAACGCTGCGGGCACAG atCCCAGTGCTCCCGTTGGCTTTGTGCTTGGGGTTGATCTTCTTCACGTGTTCCCCCTGGAAGGAGCAACTTTCCTGTGCCCCGCTGATGTGACTGACCCAAGAACCCTCCAGAGAATCCGAGAACTGCTTCCTGGAGGGAGAGCAGATGTGATTCTGAGTGACATGGCACCCAATGCCACAGGGATCCGCAGCCTGGATCACGACAGGCTCATTGGCTTGTGCTCGTCCCTTCTGGACCTCACTCCAGATGTCCTGGAGCCTGGCGGAACATTCCTTTGCAAAACGTGGGCTGGAAGTCAGAGCCTGGCGTTACGGAAGCGACTGACAGGGCAGTTCCAGAACACCAGAACAGTGAAACCCAGAGCCAGCAGGAAGGAGTCGGCAGAGGTGTACCTCTTGGCCACACAGTACCAAAGAGGGAAGGATTTTGCGGAGGACTGA
- the NUDT1 gene encoding 7,8-dihydro-8-oxoguanine triphosphatase isoform X2 gives MGTSRLYTLVLVLQPQRVLLGMKKRGFGVGRWNGFGGKVQDGETIEDGAKRELQEESGLTVNTLHKVGHIVFEFVGEPELMDVHIFCTESVQGTPTESDEMRPQWFQLDQIPFADMWPDDSYWFPLLLQKKKFQGYFKFQGPNTILDYTLREVDKL, from the exons ATGGGCACTTCCAGGCTCTATACCTTGGTGCTGGTGCTGCAGCCTCAGCGAGTGCTCTTGGGCATGAAGAAGAGAGGCTTCGGGGTCGGCCGCTGGAATGGCTTCGGGGGCAAAGTTCAAGACGGAGAGACCATCGAGGACGGGGCCAAAAG GGAGCTACAGGAGGAGAGTGGTCTGACCGTGAACACGCTTCACAAGGTGGGCCACATCGTGTTTGAGTTCGTGGGTGAGCCTGAGCTGATGGACGTGCACATATTCTGCACAGAGAGTGTCCAGGGGACGCCCACGGAGAGCGACG AAATGCGCCCTCAGTGGTTCCAGCTAGACCAGATCCCCTTTGCGGACATGTGGCCCGATGACAGCTACTGGTTTCCCCTTCTGCTTCAGAAGAAGAAATTCCAGGGGTACTTCAAGTTTCAGGGTCCCAACACCATCCTAGACTACACGCTCCGCGAGGTGGACAAGCTGTAA